AAATCCTGAGTCTTCTCGGCAAAGGACAGTGTATGAGGTTCAGTTAGAATATTCCGGGAGTGttattccaaaatgaaaattctgaagCAGAATCCTTGTTAGAAACATAAAACACACATGTATGGTGATGTTGAGGGACAGTTTCTCAGTAGGAGCAGGACTGAGTCAATGGAGAACACATGCGGAACTGATGCAGTTCAGAAGAGTCTGACTGGAGTGCGGGTGAGCTACACCTTACGTGAGAAGCCGTAGAGTTATGACAGTACAGCTCCCCGTTTTATATCAAGCCAAGAAGCAGACTGAATCTGTTACCGTGCTTTGAGGCTTCCTCCGGGGCTTTGATTAACACGAGTATTTGGACATGGGGTTAGTTCTCTAGCTCGGTCGTGCAAGTATTTTACTTAACTTGGAGTCTGAGCCATCAAAGCAAGACATTCACGGGCAATTCCGTTTGTGGTGGTCAAGAAGCTTGAAACTACAACCTCAAAGCATTGCAAAGTTTCAGCAGGTAGAATAAGCAGACTTAGAGATGGGGTAACCTGACTGCTTTGTTCATCCTGAGCGGTGACCGAAGCGAAGAGACCGGGCTGATACCTTACTACTGCAAATTGCTAGCATCAGAAGTGACTTTTGTCTTCCCAGTAAAGCGTGGTGCCCAAACATAGGACTGCATGAACTGCTTGAGTTAACATAAGCTGATAGAAGCTGGTTTTAGTGTTCTGACtaggaaaatcagattttttttcccgtagatggtttgtttttcttgtatgtGTGAGCAACATCAAGTAGTCGGTTTTATTCGCTATTTTAGGATGCTATATATTAAACAGTTGCTGTATATTTTACAGTATGTTATACGGGGTATGTTTTACCAGGATAGGTTTTGTGACATCACAAGAGCAGGGCACGCATCACTGTGTATAGTCACGTTGGCAGCCCCTCCCAGTGCAGACACGACGGGCAGTCGATCTCTCCTGGTGGTTAGTGCTGGAGCTCTGCGAGCTCTGCTCTGATTGACCGCCACTTTGTGTGTTGCGATTGTTCGTTGAGAGAGAACAGGATGAAGTTCAGCCAGGCCCTCCTCGTCTTCCTGCTTCTGTCCATGTCTCCATTCACTGGAAGGCGCCCTGGCCGTTCCAGCAATGGTGACTGGGACGAGGACAGGGAGGAAGAGCTGGTCCCTCCTGAGGAGCCGCTGCTTGCTGACACCGAGCGCCAGACCTCCAACTGGCCCAGCTGGCTTGgcctcccctcctgccccagctggATCTGGCAAAGggtcagcagggctgctgcaacAGAGGGCctgaagcagcagccccaggacgCGGAGCAGAAGGCCCCTGAGTCGCCCTTCTGGCTTGGCCTTTCAGCGCTCCCCATCCGGATCCGCGAAAGGGACAGCAAGACGGTCCTCCCTGAGGAGAAGCAGCCTGCTGACACCGAGCGCCAGACCTCCAACTGGCCCAGCTGCCTTAgccttccctcctgccccaggtGCATCTGGCACAGGCTCAGCAGAGCTGACGGTCCAGAGGGCCCAAAGCGGCAGCCCCTGCGCACCGAGCAGGCGGCCTTCAGCTTGCCCTACCTCCTGGGCCTCCTCTGCGACTACATGGAGCAAGGGGGGTATACCGGGCTCCTTATGGGTGCCCTGATAGATGTCTGCGCTCTCTGCCTGCTGCGGGTTGCCCACAGCCTCTGGGGAAAAGTACAAAGACCTCGGGAACAGGTGAGTGACTGAGATGCATCGCACAGGaaggggagctgctggcagggagcgGGGAACCACAGAGACCTCGTCCGCGAAAGCTTCCAAGGAAAGCAGATCCCAGAAAGTCCATTACCTCTCCCAAGGGACTTGCTCAGCCACAGGGCTGACGCTCACTGGGAGCCCCCGTGCAACACGGGGtctgctgggggtgctgggagccccatGTGCTGCCCCGAGCAGTCCTGTGAGGCTGGACCACCTCCAGAGGAAGCCGAGCCCTGCAGGACCCTTCTCTGCAAAACGAGCCTGCTTCCCTTTAACTGTGCTCATGCTCTGCTCACTTCCAGGGAACGCGACAAATGGCCTCAGGTCCCCCGGGAACAGACGAGCAGCTCGACCGGCTGCAGGCCCAGCTGGACTTATTGCAGAGGTGCCTGACGACCCTCGAATCCCACGCGGAGCTCAACCGCCAGCAGTCAGGGAAGAAGGCACAAGGAGCAAGGAAGAGGAGTTGCTCCCCACCCcgctccagctccagctccgcTGTGGATTCCGTGGGTGGACAACAGGAAAGCAGGGCAAGTGAGTAGGGCTCCCAGCAGCAAAAGGGGCAGGTGGATCAAAGTGCGGGAATCATAACTTCACGGAAGCATTTTCGTCCATCTGACAGTCCGTTCTTTTCAGGATGactgccagctgctggagcaggacatGCCTCCGCCCACCAAAGCTTCCTGGGGTGAAGGCATCTCCAGTGACTACAGTCTTCTACCGCCTGGCTGCCAAGAGCTCCTTGATCATCACCTTGCTGCAGGGGGCTACGGACACTGGCCCAGCCTGCACAACGGCCGGCGGAGACTGTCCCACTAGTttcaagtgtttgtttttctcttttttctatGTTTCAGTAATTCTCTTTTTTGCATGtttcaataaaaattaaaagatatatTGCTAGTGCGTGTGTTTTGGTTTTCACTCGTGGAAGTTCAGAAGGAATTGTACACATCCAAGAAGTTACGTAGGAGTACAAATTAATTGCTGAGGAAGCAATTTTACCACTTACAAGGTTGTGCCACCATCGTAAAAGAAGACGTTGCTTGCTCTCCTAGGAAAACCTGGAAGCGTGCCACAAGATTTTATGCCAAACCCGGCCTGATTTAATTGTCCTCCCCCAGTAGCCGCTTCCTGACTCCCGATGCAGTGCACGTTAGCTGCACATTCAGACAAACTATCCAGTGTTCTACCTTCTCTGACAGGCCCTTCCGAAATGATGGTCGTCACTTGTAGATGACTGAAGCCAGCCAAGTGAGGCTCGGAATTTAGTAGAAGATGCCATCTGCATGCTCAGAGAGCTAGAACCGTAAGAAAGAGCGCATATAAACAGAGGAGGACACACAGCAGGGACCGCCCATTTGTTTAAGCGTGGCAGACGGAGGTCTGCCCCATGAAGGGGGGGGGGAGTTAATACTCTAGAGCCAAAGCCGTGTTCAAGCTTTGTCTCAGATGGAGAAAGTTGGTTTGCTACAAATGAAAGCCTTGGAGAAAACTAAAATTAATGTAATGCAAATGATCAGAACCCTGAAGTAAACTGTAATTACAAAGTTTCATCATAGGgactccaattttttttcttaaataggttaaaatatatatatatcaaggATGTTTGCATTCCCCCAAAATTGTGGGTTCTTTCTTAATGCCTCTTAAGAGCCAGTTTCCAGATAGTTACCCCTCTATCATTTCTAAGTTCCTCGTAAGAATTTTGTTGCAACTGGAACACACTTACTTCAGTGTCCCATTGGTGTTTGTCTCTGCAAAGTTAGATCCAGCTGGCTGCAAGTGAAAGTGCTGCCTCCTCAGAGACATTCCACCTCACAGGACACAGGAAAATATCTACAAGATTTtacatggaaagaaaagtttCTAGCTCCGCAGATGGACAAAACAGGAAGacaagagagaaagagcaaaacTGATTAATAACTTAATTCATACAAGAACAgatctccattttcatttctagaCAAAAGTAGAAAGGGGAATAACGCTCTCACTCTGAACTCCAGGAACTCtgctcacaggaaaaaaaagttagacGATTGTTAGCTTTCCTCATTGGTGAGGAACAAATACAGGCTTTAGCTGTGAAAGCAAGCATTCTTGATTTGCACCTGGTCTTTGTCAGGCGTTGGGCTCTCCACAAAGGACTAAATCCCAAAGTATCCAGTACGAGAGCTTGTGAGCTGATTTTCATATGGAGGCCAGATGGAGAATGCAATAGAGCAGCAACCAGGAATGAGAACTAGCAAACAAAATTGGAAAGTAATGTAATAAGATGGTTTTGCAGTAACAACTGAAGGACATGAAGTCaagtagaaggaaaatgttGACTGGATTTGACTGCAGTAGACATGGACAGACTGGGAAGCCATATTGCAGCTCTTCCTTGTGGAAGGAAGCTCACAGAACTTTCCCACTGGCTGTTTGTTGAATATTCTTCTACCAGTGGAAGCAGAAGATTAAGTCTGATCACTGTTAAGCTTACAAAGAAAGGTAATTTGCAACAGATATTTACAGAGCTTGACATGTACCTCTAGAAAGATCTGTGAGGGTCTTGATGCACCACAGAAGCAAGCAGCCTGAAAACTAGCCAAAGGAATTGAGTCAGGATATATAGTACAGTTTTCTGCTCATCATTAACTCATAGAAACTTAAAAGAAGGATGTCTCACCTTGAATCAGCAGTGTTGAGGTCAAACTGATCTCTCCTGCCTTTCAGTTAGTTTTATTAGTTGAGGCACAGCACACTGCCACATAAATGTAGTTAAATGACTTCCAGGAACTCTATTACACAGCCATCTTAGAGCACTAACAGAAAATCTTGATGGTCCTGAAATACTCTGAGATATTCAGACACTCATGGTTGTAAGGTTCATCACTGTAACCTGGGTAGGGCATAGGTAAGAAACTGGACAGGTAAAAGGACACACCAAAGGAACTGGCAGATTAAGGTTTGTTATGATTTTTGATATCTGGAGACATACATAGAACCATGTCTTCCAGAGTGAACTGACAACAGGGCAATATAAAGGTGGTCAGCTGGCCAGGGTTTTGCagataaaaaaatcaatgaataGAAACATAGAGATAGGAAGAGATTCCAGATTTTGCAAAAAATGTGaatggagagcagcagagaaagaaacaatgaagaGGAACATGACTGAACATGACTGCCATGGATGTCCAACACTGCAAGAGAGGAAGATATTTATGATTATATTAAGGAGCTAAAGAAAAACTGATAgtaatgcaaaaacaaaagaaagaaagaaagaaaaagaaaaaaagcagccctGTCAACTGCCAAAACTTCTAAGGGGAAAACTGGTTGcaaaaaagctattaaaaacatATAGCTATTGTGTAACTGTTTCTCCACTGCTTTGAACTACACCCTTGCTTTCTCTCCCCATTGTAAAGGCTGCTAttattgaagaagaaaaaaatgacaggctATTTCCATGCTGCCTCTACGAAATCAAGCCCTGCATTTAGGAGCTGAGGTGTAAAATGACTTGCTGAGGACGTGAAAAACTCTGAACCCCTGTGGGTGAGCCCCCAGGCACGCTTTTTAGATAtggatcatagagtcatagaattgctcaggttggaaaggacattcaagatcatcaagtccagccgcaacctaaccatactgctctaacaacccaccactaaatcatgtccctgagcatcacatccaaacagtttttaaacacattcagggatggtNNNNNNNNNNNNNNNNNNNNNNNNNNNNNNNNNNNNNNNNNNNNNNNNNNNNNNNNNNNNNNNNNNNNNNNNNNNNNNNNNNNNNNNNNNNNNNNNNNNNNNNNNNNNNNNNNNNNNNNNNNNNNNNNNNNNNNNNNNNNNNNNNNNNNNNNNNNNNNNNNNNNNNNNNNNNNNNNNNNNNNNNNNNNNNNNNNNNNNNNNNNNNNNNNNNNNNNNNNNNNNNNNNNNNNNNNNNNNNNNNNNNNNNNNNNNNNNNNNNNNNNNNNNNNNNNNNNNNNNNNNNNNNNNNNNNNNNNNNNNNNNNNNNNNNNNNNNNNNNNNNNNNNNNNNNNNNNNNNNNNNNNNNNNNNNNNNNNNNNNNNNNNNNNNNNNNNNNNNNNNNNNNNNNNNNNNNNNNNNNNNNNNNNNNNNNNNNNNNNNNNNNNNNNNNNNNNNNNNNNNNNNNNNNNNNNNNNNNNNNNNNNNNNNNNNNNNNNNNNNNNNNNNNNNNNNNNNNNNNNNNNNNNNNNNNNNNNNNNNNNNNNNNNNNNNNNNNNNNNNNNNNNNNNNNNNNNNNNNNNNNNNNNNNNNNNNNNNNNNNNNNNNNNNNNNNNNNNNNNNNNNNNNNNNNNNNNNNNNNNNNNNNNNNNNNNNNNNNNNNNNNNNNNNNNNNNNNNNNNNNNNNNNNNNNNNNNNNNNNNNNNNNNNNNNNNNNNNNNNNNNNNNNNNNNatatggtttaccttggcccatcgatgcagtctgtccaggtccctctgtagtgcctttctaccctctggcagatcaacactctctcccaacttggtgtcgtctgcaaacttactgagggtgcactcaatcctctcatcaagatcattgataaagatgttgaatagaagaggccccagcaccaagccctaGGGGACAGCGCtcatgactggccgccaactggatttaactccattgaccacaactctctgggcccagccatccagccagtgtttcacccagcagagcgcATGCCCgtccaaaccatgggcagccagcttctccacagaAGCTGGCTTCTCCACAGTCCCAGATGTTCTGGGACTTATCACCTGCGGTTCACTATGATGATGTGCTTCAAGAAGGAGGGGACAAAATGGCATaaggcagcagggaaggtgAGGAGCAACCAGGGAGGGCCAGTGCATGTACTGGATGCAGAACAGGGCACATCTCGTTCATGTCCCCTTGTATTCCCACTTTTCCTGGAGCTTCTTAGTGAAAAGTAGATCTGACTCAGAACTGTGAATCGCACCTGGCTTAACTTTCCCCTCTTCTCTCCTGACTCAGTCTTTGATCCCCCTGGTCCATCTTCCCTGCTTcatctctcctccttcctgcctttGCTTTCACATGTCCACTTCATCCTTCAGCGCTTCCGCCTGCAGGCTTCATATACATAGCTTCCTGCTGAGTGTTACTCTCTAACTTTGCCCATGCTCGAAGCACATTCTTCCCATCTTTTAGTCATCATCTCTCTGgccttattttgcttttcatcctttcttcttccagatgaATCCTGTAAGGAAACCTCTCATGCTACAACTACTGTCCAAGCTCAAACCCAACTTCAGAAAGTACATCATCTGTGAGGGCAAAGCTTGGAAACCTCTGCAGCAGAAGTTCAGCAACTTTAGCATATACTAAAAGCTAAGAAATATATGTGAACATGGGTTATTGGTTCAAAGGTGAGagattttttattatattagcTACAGTATGAAAAGGTTCAAAATTGTACTGCATTGACATGCAGACAGCAGTGAGGAATGTGACCACATCCCAAGATGATTTTGAAAACTGGACCTTCAGAAATTAGATGCAGCTTAAAAAGAGAATGGACTAATGAATGTTCTAGGTTTCATTAGTCAGGATGTAATTAATGGCAAGAAACATATTGTACAAAATCTATCTGTTTAAAGATGTGGTATAAATAAACGATCATCTGGTTTACAATAGATAAACCATTCTGGTTTTATGGTATCGGTGTATATTAGgacatgggtgtccaaccttttggcttgcctgggctgcatggagtgaagaggaattgtcttgggctgcatataaaatatataatatagctAGTGTATATAagtaacaggattttttttattaaaacaatttttaaaaagagagcaacaaaaccataaaactagtgggatatttgaccttatttttgtgaaactagCAAATCAggctggtttgatggcagtggttgccCCTCGTGAAGCAAGGGGTATACTTCTGTTGTAAGAGAGGTCTTATAGAAGTCTGGTAAAGGGACATagtcagatttttctttaagttgaATATCTGACTGCAgctctatacattccatttcaAAATTTACAAGTAATGTACTTATGTTGACAGAAAATGGAGTTgcagtagaaaaacaaaagaaggatGGGAGTCATAGCTCCCACTACTGCTACAGGATGTGTTCCAGTACTACACTAAATACAGCAGTCTTACATTTGCTCTAAAGGACTTCCCTGGCAAGAGGAAGATGATTTCTAGCCTTTACAAAGTAGTGATTATATCCTTtaccatttatttctctgaagcaaTTTTCAGCAGTTTACCAGCCAGGAAAGAGATGGGTCAGAAAACAACCTGTAGAGCACTGGATTGGATCTGCTGTGGCTGTTACTATGGCTTAGCAAAACACACAGCTTCTCATTATGACGTGGCAAGTCGTGCATGCAATTCAACTGTAACTTGTGATCAAGGAGATGTATCCaagatgcaaataaaaaatatccatatgaaatggaaaacaaataactgTGAACTGTCTCAAAACAGGGTGATCCAACTGGGCCAATTATCAGCAAGAAGGGAAtttccttcattaaaataaattgaagcaCTATATAATTAACCAAGTCTATAAGCAATCACACCTGGGATTTTTGGATTTGACTTTTATTGCAGTATTGTGCACTGATCAATACTGCAAAACTATTGCATAGTTTgggtgagaaagagaaaacgTATCAGTGTTCAGCAGAGTGAAATGAATACTTTTAGTGCTAGAATATATTCTTATACCTGATCCTTTCAGGATTGACCTACCAATGTTTGAAATgcctcatggaaaaaaaaaaaaaaaatggctgtaTATTGTGGCTATATTGTCACACGTACACTAGTGTCTGGTAGCTGAGTAATGCAGAACTCTAACTTTTCTAGAAAAAGCATCACATGGAACTCCCTTCCAGGGCATTCCAGTTTGAAGGAGCAGGAAGAGCTAGTCTCAGGTGGAGCTGGAATTTTGTAATCAGAGGAGACAAGGGTTACCTGAAGTGGTGTGTTAGAAACAGGATTCTTAAGATTCAGCTCAGGAGTCATCAGAATCGATTATCATGCTCTAGAACTGCAAACAGGTAGATCTGAGCCAAAGTACAGAAATACAATTaggaattattttcaaacattgCTAGAGGCAAGGATGTCTTAATGGTAAGCATTTAAGCTGAGCTGTCAAGGCTACCTCTAACACAAGTGTCTactcagaacaaaacacaattcAGAAGTACTTGTCACTGCGGTGGCCACACTGGAGTCTAGATTACTACCTTTGAATGGACAGTTAAACTTCAGACATTTCATTTAAGTGGCATGTCTACTACCTTCACCATTTTGAGTTTTTCTGTGAAgtagaaaaaacagcaattgGGACCATGGCtggtctcattttcttttgcatttccatCACTGCAACCCACAAGAAAAGATTTACCCAACAATTTTAGTACCCGTGCAGCCAAAATAGAATTTTGCAATGgaaagcatagaatcatagtatggcctgggttgaaaaggacgttaaagtttcaacccccctgctgtgtgcagtgttgccaaccactagttcaggctgcccagagccatgtccagcctggccttgaacacctccagggatggggcatccacaacttccttgggcaacctgttccagtgcatcaccaccctctgagtgaaaaacttcctcctaatatctaacctaaatcacccctgtcttagtttaaaaccattcctgcttgtcctatcgctatccaccctcatgaacaatcattccccctcctgtttatatgctccttTCAAGttttggaaggccacaatgaggtctccctggagccttctcttctccaagctaaacaagcccagttccctcaacctttcttcatgggagaggtgttccaaccctctgatcatctcattggccctcctctggacccattccaagagctctgcatctttcttgtgctgcgGAACCCAGGCCTGGATGCATCCAGCAACCTCCAGTACAGATATTGTTGCTTCAGGACCTTATATGAAACTGTCATTGGAGGTGGTGTTTTGTCTGAGCTACCCTTCAGTTTTCAGATCCTACCACACCATTGTAATCTGAATTCATTTTAAGAACTGAGGCAAAATGTTCATCTGAAGACTTGGCTGCAATGAAAAGCAGTACACTGTACAAATCAACCTTTCCTACAGAAAAGGTTTTTCCACTAAAGAGTAATGTTATAAAGCTTGCTCATTCGAACACGTTTCTGGCTGCAGTCTGGAGGGtattaaaggaaaagcagatgtcTGAATAGATTGGTGCTTCTATTTCACAGTCAAAGCAATTAACAAAATGCTGCACAAAGGCTGCCTTCCTACCTCTGCTTTTGGAGCTGTAGCACTGCATGGAATAGGAATATATCTAGTAGCTCTGTGCTCTACACAATGAAGTTTTAATATCAAAGGAGCCAGGCAGTTTTTGTCCTCTTAAAACCCCATCAGAAACCTTGTTTCAGTATAGCAAATACAACTCTTACACCATATTTGTACTCTGTAAATTCTTCTTTGAAAatcatgaaacaaaaaacacactcagatggaaaatatttttattgataagCTTCTTGTTTCAGACCCTCACTCCTCTCCTACCTCTTTGATCTCACATGAGCAATTCCACATGGTTTTAAGACTTgctattaataatattttaatttactttatttcctttttacacACAGGAAGTAAGGATGTTTGACAGGAGTGTTCCTTGAAATTAAGGCCAAGTGTTTGATAATCGGTACAATGTGTAATATTATCCTCAAATGTTAAATACTgacataatggaaaaaaaaatacttccgTTATTTCCACCTGTTTCCTTCTATGCTGGTTTTCCATGTGACGGTTTTAAATAACTACCAAATCAAAGACCTCCGATAACTAGGAGTTATC
The Numida meleagris isolate 19003 breed g44 Domestic line chromosome 1, NumMel1.0, whole genome shotgun sequence genome window above contains:
- the LOC110392708 gene encoding uncharacterized protein LOC110392708, giving the protein MKFSQALLVFLLLSMSPFTGRRPGRSSNGDWDEDREEELVPPEEPLLADTERQTSNWPSWLGLPSCPSWIWQRVSRAAATEGLKQQPQDAEQKAPESPFWLGLSALPIRIRERDSKTVLPEEKQPADTERQTSNWPSCLSLPSCPRCIWHRLSRADGPEGPKRQPLRTEQAAFSLPYLLGLLCDYMEQGGYTGLLMGALIDVCALCLLRVAHSLWGKVQRPREQGTRQMASGPPGTDEQLDRLQAQLDLLQRCLTTLESHAELNRQQSGKKAQGARKRSCSPPRSSSSSAVDSVGGQQESRAR